One window from the genome of Cricetulus griseus strain 17A/GY chromosome 2, alternate assembly CriGri-PICRH-1.0, whole genome shotgun sequence encodes:
- the LOC100768273 gene encoding 60S ribosomal protein L27: protein MGKFMKPGKVVLALAGRYSGHKAVIVKNIDDGTSNSPYSYSLVAGIDRYPRKVTAAMGKKKIAKRSKIKSFVKVYNYNHLMPTRYSVDIPLDKTVVNKDVFRDPALKCKVRPGNQGQV from the coding sequence ATGGGCAAGTTCATGAAACCTGGGAAAGTAGTGCTGGCCCTGGCTGGACGCTACTCCGGACACAAAGCCGTCATCGTGAAGAACATTGACGATGGCACTTCAAACAGCCCTTACAGCTATTCCCTGGTGGCTGGAATTGACCGCTATCCCCGAAAAGTGACAGCTGCCATGGGCAAGAAGAAAATCGCCAAGCGATCAAAAATCAAGTCTTTTGTGAAAGTTTATAACTACAATCACCTCATGCCCACAAGGTACTCTGTGGACATCCCCTTGGACAAAACTGTTGTCAACAAGGATGTCTTCAGAGACCCAGCCCTGAAATGCAAGGTGAGGCCGGGAAACCAAGGTCAAGTTTGA